Below is a genomic region from Rhodohalobacter sp. 614A.
TTTGGTAAATACCGGATTTGAATGCGTTGTCGGTTCACTGCTTGCTATACAGCCGCCCTGGTCAATCACCGTATCCACAATTACGCTGCCCGGTTTCATAGACTCGACCATGGGTTCGGTTACCCAGCAAGGAGCGCGTTCGCCCTCCGTCATGGCTGCACCAATTACAACATCGGCAAAGCCCAAAGCCGTGGACAAATATTGATGATTGGCGGTAGCCGTAATAATTCGGCGATCGAGTGCATTTTCGAGATGGCGCAGCCTGGTCAGGTCGTTATCCATTACAAAAACCTGGGCGCCATATCCCAAAGCGGTTCGGGCAGCATATTCGCCGGTAATTCCCGCTCCTAAAATGGCCACCGTTGCCGGTGGAATTCCTGAAATTCCACCGAGCATAATTCCCTGCCCGTCACTGCTATTCTCGAGGTAGTGAGCGGCAATTTGAACCGACATGGAGCCGGTGATTTCATGCATCATTCTGACGATTGGGAATTCGCCATCTTCAGCCTTTAAAAATTCATACCCGATTGCACATACGCCTTTATCAATCAGGGTTCTCATAAATTCATGGGTGGTGTGCCCTAAATGGAGTGCAGACAATAAAATCTGGTTGGGCTGCATCCAGCTCAATTCGGTTTTTGTGGGAGGGGCCACTTTTACAATCATTTCCGAATTGGAAAACAACTCTTCTGCACTGTAAGAAATTTCGGCTCCCGCTTCCTGGTATTCATGATCGGAGAAATGGGCGTCAATTCCGGCGTTTTTTTCAACAAAAACTTCATGGCCGTTAGCCGTTAAAATGGATACGCCGCCCGGTGTGAGAGAAATGCGGCGCTCATCATTGGAGGTCTCTTTTGGAAGCCCGATCTTCAGGGATTTTTTGGATTTCGATTTCATCAAACTCTTCTCCAAGGTTTTGATGCCAATTTGTTCCGTATCGAAAGGGCTTAACTCCATAGTGCAATTTTGGTTACTGATTAATAGGACACAAAAATCAATCACTTATAAAGTGATGAAATTCGGGTATATTGGAACGTAAATTAAGATTTAATAATGTTATTTAATAGAATGTGGAATTGAAAATGATCCACGGTTTTATCATAAGCATTCAGCCATCAGCTTTTTCAAAGTAGTAAACTTTCATGTCAAAATATCCACGAACAAAAAAGAGTCTCGGCCAGCATTTTTTAACGGATGGGAATATTATTCGGAAAATAGTAGATGCCATTCCTGCAAAACCAGATGATTGTATTGTTGAAATTGGCCCCGGTTCCGGCGCTGTGACTGAGATTTTGCTTCAGCGGTTTAAAAATGTTACTGCTATTGAATTAGACCAGCGAATGGTTGAATATCTCACTGAAGAGTATCCAGATCTGAATGTTATTCATAAAGATATTCTTGAGTATGACTGGAGTGTTTATGAAGATCAGAACCGGCCCATTCACGTAATAGGAAATCTGCCGTACTATATTACCAGCCAGATTCTTTTCAATTTATTTGAATATCGGCCCATTTTGTCTACAGCAACGTTAATGATGCAGAAAGAAGTTGCCGAACGAATTGTGGCTGAACCCCGCAACAAAGACTATGGAATTCTCAGTGTGCAGTCTCAACTGATGAGTTCTCCGGAGATTCTGTTTGATGTATCTCCTCATGTTTTTTCTCCGCCGCCAAATGTTCAAAGTTCGGTGATTCAATTTACGTTTGATAAAGGAGGTTTGGACTGCTCAGATCAACATTTGAAAACCGTTGTTCGGATGGCGTTTAATCAGAGAAGGAAAAAACTGAGCAATGCACTAAAAAGGCTCGATGCAGAACTGCCGGTTGATGAGTTCAATTTTGACTTGCGGGCAGAAGCTTTGGCACCGCATATGTATGAAAAGTTGACAGCACGTCTTGAACAACTTGGCACGTTTGGGTGAAAAACCGTCAAAAAGATCAAATCTGTGCTCAAAAAACAGGAAATCGAGACCATTCCGGATATCTTTTGACAAATCAGATGTTTTGGTACGGAACTTGCTACCAATAGTAACAGCTTGCATCACTTGTGTGGATGCTAAAGATTTTTAAACAACTAACACTAAACAATAAAAGTAAGGAGTCATCATATGGCCACCATAAAACCTTTAAGCGATCGTGTATTGGTTCGTCCGGTCGAAGCTGAAGAAAAAACCAGTTCAGGAATTATCATCCCGGACACAGCAAAAGAAAAACCACAAAGAGGAACTGTAGTTGAAGCAGGCCCCGGTAAAGTGGAAAACGGAACCAAGATAGACATGTCGGTTAAAAAAGGAGATGAAATCCTTTATGGTAAATATTCAGGTACTGAAGTAACTCTAGACGGAGAAGAATACCTGATTATGAGAGAATCCGATATTCTCGGAATTGTATCATAACATTGATCTAACCAAACATTTTAAATACTAACCAAACAAATAAATAAATTATGTCAGCAAAACTAGTTCATTACGATGCGGATGCACGCGACGCGCTAAAACGCGGTGTGGATAAGCTTGCAAACGCTGTTAAAGTTACTTTAGGTCCTCGTGGACGAAATGTTGTTATTGAAAAGTCTTTTGGTGCACCTACTGTGACCAAAGACGGTGTAACTGTTGCCAAAGAGATTGAACTCTCTGATAAAGTTGAAAATATGGGCGCACAGATGGTGCGTGAAGTTGCATCAAAAACAAGCGACAATGCCGGTGACGGTACGACCACCGCAACTGTATTGGCTCAATCTATTATTCAAACCGGCCTGAAAAACGTTACTGCCGGTGCCAACCCAATGGATCTGAAACGAGGTATCGACAAAGCTGTTGTAGAAGTTGTAAAAGAGCTGAGAAATCAAAGCAAACCAGTTGGAGACAGCCTCGACAGTATTCGCCAGGTAGGAACCATTTCTGCCAATGGCGATGAAGAAATTGGTGGATTCATTGCACAGGCCATGGAAAAAGTTGGTAAAGACGGTGTAATTACTGTTGAAGAAGCCAAAGGTACCGAAACCTATCTCGATACCGTTGAAGGTATGCAGTTCGACAGAGGATACCTCTCTCCATATTTTGTTACCAACAGCGAAACCATGACCGCTGAAATGGAAGAGCCTTACATCCTGATCTTCGACAAGAAGATTTCCAGCATGAAGGATCTGCTTCCAATTCTTGAAAAAGTAATTCAAACCAGCCGTCCGCTCTTGATTATTGCTGAAGATGTGGAAGGCGAAGCTCTCGCAACATTGGTTGTTAACAAACTGCGGGGCTCTCTGAAGATTGCCGCTGTTAAAGCTCCCGGCTTTGGCGACAGAAGAAAAGCAATGCTCGAAGATATTGCGATTCTTACCGGCGGTACCGTAATCAGTGAAGAGCGCGGTTACAAACTTGAAAATGCTACTCTTGATTTCCTCGGCCAGGCTGACCGAATCAACATTTCCAAAGACGAAACAACCATCGTTGGCGGCCAAGGCAAAGATGAGGACATCAAAGCACGCGTAAACCAGATTAAATCTCAAATCGAGACAACCACTTCTGATTACGACCGTGAAAAACTGCAAGAACGACTTGCCAAATTAGCAGGCGGCGTTGCAGTTCTTTATATCGGTGCAGCTTCTGAAGTTGAAATGAAAGAGAAAAAAGCACGGGTTGAAGATGCTCTGCATGCAACAAGAGCAGCCGTTGAAGAAGGTATTGTACCCGGCGGTGGTGTTGCATTCCTGAGAACTCTCAAAGTATTCGAAAAACTCGAAGGCGATAACAACGATCAGAAAGTTGGTTTCGACATTATTAAACGTGCGCTTGAAGCTCCATTGCGTGCAATTGCAAACAACGCAGGCGCTGAAGGTTCTATCGTTGTCCAAAAAGTTCTTGAAGGAAAAGGCGCTTTTGGATACAACGCACGAACTGAAGTGTACGAAG
It encodes:
- a CDS encoding alanine dehydrogenase, with translation MELSPFDTEQIGIKTLEKSLMKSKSKKSLKIGLPKETSNDERRISLTPGGVSILTANGHEVFVEKNAGIDAHFSDHEYQEAGAEISYSAEELFSNSEMIVKVAPPTKTELSWMQPNQILLSALHLGHTTHEFMRTLIDKGVCAIGYEFLKAEDGEFPIVRMMHEITGSMSVQIAAHYLENSSDGQGIMLGGISGIPPATVAILGAGITGEYAARTALGYGAQVFVMDNDLTRLRHLENALDRRIITATANHQYLSTALGFADVVIGAAMTEGERAPCWVTEPMVESMKPGSVIVDTVIDQGGCIASSEPTTHSNPVFTKYGVTHYCVPNIPSNVARTATYALNNVIVPYLIELGDSAGIHDCLWKNTALRNGAYTYKKHLTKKALADQFEMPFRDIEVLIASQI
- the rsmA gene encoding 16S rRNA (adenine(1518)-N(6)/adenine(1519)-N(6))-dimethyltransferase RsmA, translated to MSKYPRTKKSLGQHFLTDGNIIRKIVDAIPAKPDDCIVEIGPGSGAVTEILLQRFKNVTAIELDQRMVEYLTEEYPDLNVIHKDILEYDWSVYEDQNRPIHVIGNLPYYITSQILFNLFEYRPILSTATLMMQKEVAERIVAEPRNKDYGILSVQSQLMSSPEILFDVSPHVFSPPPNVQSSVIQFTFDKGGLDCSDQHLKTVVRMAFNQRRKKLSNALKRLDAELPVDEFNFDLRAEALAPHMYEKLTARLEQLGTFG
- the groES gene encoding co-chaperone GroES, whose amino-acid sequence is MATIKPLSDRVLVRPVEAEEKTSSGIIIPDTAKEKPQRGTVVEAGPGKVENGTKIDMSVKKGDEILYGKYSGTEVTLDGEEYLIMRESDILGIVS
- the groL gene encoding chaperonin GroEL (60 kDa chaperone family; promotes refolding of misfolded polypeptides especially under stressful conditions; forms two stacked rings of heptamers to form a barrel-shaped 14mer; ends can be capped by GroES; misfolded proteins enter the barrel where they are refolded when GroES binds); protein product: MSAKLVHYDADARDALKRGVDKLANAVKVTLGPRGRNVVIEKSFGAPTVTKDGVTVAKEIELSDKVENMGAQMVREVASKTSDNAGDGTTTATVLAQSIIQTGLKNVTAGANPMDLKRGIDKAVVEVVKELRNQSKPVGDSLDSIRQVGTISANGDEEIGGFIAQAMEKVGKDGVITVEEAKGTETYLDTVEGMQFDRGYLSPYFVTNSETMTAEMEEPYILIFDKKISSMKDLLPILEKVIQTSRPLLIIAEDVEGEALATLVVNKLRGSLKIAAVKAPGFGDRRKAMLEDIAILTGGTVISEERGYKLENATLDFLGQADRINISKDETTIVGGQGKDEDIKARVNQIKSQIETTTSDYDREKLQERLAKLAGGVAVLYIGAASEVEMKEKKARVEDALHATRAAVEEGIVPGGGVAFLRTLKVFEKLEGDNNDQKVGFDIIKRALEAPLRAIANNAGAEGSIVVQKVLEGKGAFGYNARTEVYEDLIKAGVIDPTKVTRTALENAASVAGLMLTTEAVVVDKPSKKGDDDNDGGGMPGGMPGGMGGMGGMM